The window TCCAGCATAAGCAACACGAGCCTTTACTAGACCTGTGTTGAAAACTGACCTTTGCATAAACGGCGAAGTGTACGATCTGCGTTCATTGTATCGATTATGTGATAATTGTACAAGCGTTTAGTTGTCGTTCTTGCCACCTGTCTTTGCTCTAACTCGCAATGTTGCTAGATGCGGAAAATTTTGGTACGCATTTTCTACGCGATTTGCTGACATTTGTGaataacatttacaacaacaaaactatatttacaaattgttcGAGTAAGACAAAGGCGTTTTCATATACTTTGTATATAATACAAGTCCCACAAGATAGGACCAAGTAATTTCAAGGGATTATAATGTAGCAAAAGGTAAGTGAGAAACTATAATATGATTACTTTGCTATTATATATTACACAACTTTGAATTCTCAATGTGATAAAACATGTTGCTCATATAAAACGTTTCTGCACTGTGTGCTCTCCTTAAAATCTACCACGTCTTTATATTACTACCTAGCGGTCGACAGATACGAAAATAACACTACATGCTACAGCACACAGTTAACGACAGATGAAAAACTTGAGTAGACTGTCTGGTCActgaaaaacttttgaatcaaCTCCATTTCCATGGCAAACAACatgcttattttatttttatgattttaccACTAACAAAAGCAAATCTTGGAGAgagaaaatgcattttcagACTACAGGCACAAACATTTCAacttgtaaaaaacaaaaaagcaaatacttAATGTCGATAAAAACGCAGTGGTAACCAATGATTAGCTTTCGTGCAGTGATGTAGGTTTCTATTTTGAACgacaaattttgttgtattaaCTGTTACGTCTCTGCATGCTTTCAGACAGCAAGAGTGCACAAACATAGCTTAGTTTAGTTTCTCCGATAAAGAATTTTTGTGGTTGATGATGAACCTGGAACGCTTGATAGTGAACATGCTCCTGAACGCCCGCTAGTGCCGGGGATTTCCGAATCAGCTTTGACCCATAGACGGTGCCATCGAGCTTGTGGTTGATTGTTCATCAAATCTCGCCAGTGTGCAAGTTCATCACCAGTCGAGCGAGATCCTATCTCAAAACTTCCGATCACTTCCCTGTAGCCGCGTCTCACTCTGCAGCAgcagaataaaaaaaaaaacaattttaaacgtTCGTAAGCAGTAGACATCGCCAACAAAGTTATTAAATAGCTATAGAAATTTACTGACAAGTTTTATGCCGAATTCTCTGTGCAAGTACCCGGCTTCATGAATGACGTGAacttttattgcaatttgAGAAAGGACATTTATCGGCAGAGCAATATTGATGGGTTGGTTAAATGCCGGGTTGCAGGTTTTCTGCTTGGTTGATGTTTTCCTTTTCCATAATACAGTACCGTTGTGTAGAACCGACACTCGTACATACGGACCTAAATTGAACGAAAAATTGTTGTAAGCACAAAAAACGGGCAGTAATTCGACAAATACGACCAAAAGTTTACAAATTCGGTTTGACATGAAcgcaaacattttgttaacGATTCTCGCAGGTTATATAACCAATAGCTTGACGATTTGCTTGGTGTGAGCTTATGATAATTGTATCTCTCTATGCCATACACCGCGTTTGCTGTCTGTATTTATTACCGATCAATTGTGACGTGACTTTCGATGTATACAGAAAACGTTACAGtttaaacttataaaaatagTTTACTTACATGGAGGTTTCTTATCTCCTTCCGGCCCGACCTCGTTAAACAGTCTGGCTTTAAAAATAACCACAGACAATTTCCCTGCATTTGGCAAATAACGTAAACGAAGTAAAAGGTCCCCGACATGCACATCTGCCTAACCAAATGAAATGTATTTATGAGATCTCTGTGGTGTTATAAAGCGTCAATCCATAACACTGCTTTATCTTTTCATCAGTGGAATGATACATTGACAGTTTACgatgaaagcaaacaataaacaaaaaggtgACCCATGCTTTCAAGTCCTATTAAAATTAATTCGTAGTGAAAACGTCAACTTTTGCTCTCAAAATTTGTCTGGTAATTTGCATGCATGCGATAATATCGTTCATTTGTCGTGaggtaaattacaaaatgtacTGCGTCCTATACTGTTATGCATGCAGCATCTCACCTTTTCCGCCGGTCTTTCCTGCAAAGACATTTTCATACTGAGGTCAACCATGCTTTCAATTTATGTCTAGTCCAATCTTAGAAACCTGTCACTATGTAATGGGCCTTTCAAAGTAAACAGTAACCAAAGTTTGCTTCATTTGTGTTGAAACCCTATCTATATACGGGCCCTTGATTCAACGGCAAAATGCATCCGTTGTCCCGCTAATTACACAAACGTGGAGTAGTTAATTTTTGCGTGAGTTTTTGCCTCAAGTGAGAATGTGTTTAGCTACAGCGTAAACAttggtgggattcagccggttcgtGCGAAGCGGTTCTTGCAATTTCAATGACTTTcgcgaaccggttgttaacaagcgttTGTATAGGtctatatattgtatattggCCCcaggtcaatatggcatgctgctagtgagagaaccggatgctaaaatatttgaatcccaccactgagTGCAAACCTATAGGTTTTTTTACTTCATTTGCTTACATTTGTGAAGAATAATTACAACAAACATTAATAATTTACGAAGTGTTCTGTAACTTAATAAGAAACTAGCGTCATAATAAGAAAATGACTTAAACCTTGTAATCTCATAACCAACTAGCTATTTGACATGAAAAAGGGAAAATTTTGATACAATAATATGTTCATCTAAAACATTAACTCGCTTTTTAAATATCATAAttctaaaaatttacaaagaaGAATTcgattttgtttacaaaacgATTTTCTGCGAATATTTGTAAAACGTAGTAACAGCTATGGGCTTAGTGCTCGCagaaatgtcatcaaaaagtattttatttatgttcAGAAATCCGTGGCAAGCAGctggttaattttgtttttacgaTTTCGCTACTACAACCAAAGTCATGTTTATAGAAAAACTATTGCACGTCAAAGTGTCACAGGACGTTTAAACACTTGCAATTTTACTATGATATCTTACAATTACTGCATTGTTTATGGTATGAGTTATTGCAGTGTACGCGTTTTTgtcaatgcttttaaaatcGTCCTCGTATGGTCTAGAACAGGGGtcatcaaacttttttctgtgAGGGCCGGATTGCTGCGAGATTAACAGCTGCGGGCCGGATGCAAATTGCGAAAAGATATACAACTATTTAGAATCTCCATTGACAATCGCAAATGACAGCACGTGGCGGGCCGGATGAAATCAGTTCGCGGGCCGGTtctggcccgcgggccgtagtttggtGACCTCTGGTCTAGAACTCTAGATCATAGTTACAAACGGGCTTTATATTGTAAACCCGAGCCCGAAAATTCATTTGAAACCCAAATTAGGTCCAAAAGTTAAATTCACTGTATGAATCAAAGTCATATTTTAAAGCCATTTTTAACTGTCATCCTTTTCTAAGTTGCTCTCTGCGGGAGGCTATTTACATCCTTCGCGCATGCGCATTCGtgtaaagaaagtgaaattaatTCACAAATGTGGCGGAGTGTATGAATTTTGGCCcgaattgtttaattttttttcagactTAAACCCGAGCTCGCCCCGGCTTATTGGCCAGTAGAGAAAGATGTCGGGGACGTATTCTCTAcgctttttatatttattcgTGGCACAGAACGTCCACCTTCATATCCCTATTGGTTAAAAACATAATCAGCCTTACAATGCCTATTGTCACtataaaaagatatttttgatCGGTGTTAACCATCAATGTACACATCACAGTCAACGTAATTATATTTGTACGATTTCACATGCATTTATATCGTTAACATGCTTTTGTGTAATAAATTATATAACTCCATATAGTAGGCTGCTGCTATAAAGAAGAGAATTAAACTCCATATATTTGTCTGATCTTACCTGCGAAGAATTTTCTTTTCGTGGTCGAACTTATTCTCGATAGCCAACTCGtcaacaacttcaaaaatttttaagaaacTGATATTGTCAAGAACTGTCATAGTAACAATGTTTAGCTGCCAAAGTTACTTGAAGTGTGTCGCAGTTTAAATCACAAATGTTATTCCTCGACCACCAATTGTATCGTCTGTGTCAGCTACATCGATTATTGTGATGATCGCACAAGTTGTGTTTTCAACTTTGACACCTGTTTTTTACCCAGGTCGAAATATGTATAGCTGCTTTCAAACTGAGTATGTGTTTTTACTCAATTCTCTGACATTTCTGacattttcaacaaataagatatttacaaattgttctACGTAGTAAGAGAAAAAA of the Clavelina lepadiformis chromosome 7, kaClaLepa1.1, whole genome shotgun sequence genome contains:
- the LOC143465454 gene encoding synaptotagmin-2-like isoform X1, whose product is MVDLSMKMSLQERPAEKADVHVGDLLLRLRYLPNAGKLSVVIFKARLFNEVGPEGDKKPPCPYVRVSVLHNGTVLWKRKTSTKQKTCNPAFNQPINIALPINVLSQIAIKVHVIHEAGVRRGYREVIGSFEIGSRSTGDELAHWRDLMNNQPQARWHRLWVKADSEIPGTSGRSGACSLSSVPGSSSTTKILYRRN
- the LOC143465454 gene encoding synaptotagmin-9-like isoform X2; this encodes MVDLSMKMSLQERPAEKADVHVGDLLLRLRYLPNAGKLSVVIFKARLFNEVGPEGDKKPPCPYVRVSVLHNGTVLWKRKTSTKQKTCNPAFNQPINIALPINVLSQIAIKVHVIHEAGYLHREFGIKLSETRLQGSDRKF